One Aliidiomarina minuta genomic region harbors:
- a CDS encoding type II toxin-antitoxin system RelE/ParE family toxin, protein MIKSFADKRAQGLYSKGKSKKFPADVAPRAARKLEYVNLAEQLEDLKVPPGNRLHPLYGDRQGQHAISINDQWRICFRFEGGDAYEVEVCDYH, encoded by the coding sequence ATGATTAAATCCTTCGCTGATAAACGGGCTCAAGGGCTTTACTCCAAAGGCAAATCAAAGAAATTTCCCGCGGATGTTGCTCCGAGAGCTGCCAGAAAGCTGGAATATGTGAATCTGGCTGAGCAGTTGGAGGATTTGAAAGTGCCGCCCGGCAATCGCCTGCATCCACTGTATGGAGACAGGCAAGGGCAGCATGCGATTTCAATTAATGATCAGTGGCGCATATGCTTTCGCTTTGAAGGTGGTGATGCGTACGAGGTCGAAGTGTGTGACTACCACTGA